The following are encoded in a window of Pseudomonas sp. St316 genomic DNA:
- a CDS encoding IS3 family transposase (programmed frameshift) codes for MFMTNSNDKSGELLGQERRRRWSPEQKLAMVRESLEPGQSVSVVARRNGINANQLFLWRKLYQDGSLSAVSAGEAVVPASELSDALKQIRELQRILGKKTMEAEILKEAVEIARSRKLDCALTLVAGGRPVKLVSECLGVARSQLTVRIKQSVSPKTRRSRPVDDAELVVEIQQQVSELPSYGYRRVWGLLRRERETHSLPAINVKRVYRVMRDHNLLLERRLKQPGVPRRHEGRIAVKTSNTRWCSDGFEFRCEDGAKLSVTFALDCCDREAIGWVASPTGYSGDDIRDLMLESVEKRFGDQLPTTPVQWLSDNGSAYTAEQTRLFARQIGLQPVTTPVRSPQSNGMAESFVKTIKRDYVAHMPKPDRETALRNLAIAFEHYNEQHPHSALKYRSPREFRRLAAASI; via the exons ATGTTTATGACTAATAGCAACGATAAGAGTGGGGAGCTTTTGGGCCAGGAGCGGCGACGCCGCTGGAGTCCAGAGCAAAAGCTGGCCATGGTTCGCGAGAGCCTTGAGCCAGGGCAAAGTGTGTCGGTCGTCGCTCGACGCAACGGCATCAATGCCAACCAGTTATTCCTGTGGCGCAAGCTGTATCAGGACGGCAGCCTGTCGGCGGTCAGTGCTGGCGAAGCCGTGGTGCCGGCCTCCGAGCTGAGCGATGCGCTCAAGCAGATCCGTGAACTGCAACGGATTCTGGGCAAGAAAACGATGGAAGCCGAAATCCTCAAAGAGGCCGTGGAGATCGCCCGGTCGCGAAAAT TGGATTGCGCACTCACCCTTGTTGCCGGGGGACGACCAGTGAAGCTGGTCAGCGAATGTCTCGGTGTGGCGCGCTCGCAATTAACGGTTCGAATCAAGCAATCGGTATCGCCCAAGACACGGCGAAGCAGACCTGTGGACGACGCTGAGTTGGTGGTTGAAATCCAACAGCAGGTCAGCGAGTTGCCCAGCTATGGCTACCGTCGTGTCTGGGGATTACTGCGTCGGGAACGTGAAACCCATTCGCTGCCGGCGATCAATGTGAAGCGGGTTTACCGGGTCATGCGTGATCACAACTTGCTGCTGGAGCGTCGACTCAAACAGCCCGGCGTGCCGCGTCGGCACGAAGGCCGTATTGCCGTGAAAACCAGCAATACGCGTTGGTGCTCGGACGGCTTTGAGTTCCGCTGCGAGGACGGCGCCAAACTGAGCGTGACCTTCGCCCTCGATTGCTGTGATCGCGAAGCCATCGGCTGGGTGGCAAGCCCGACCGGGTACAGCGGCGATGATATCCGCGATTTGATGCTGGAAAGCGTGGAGAAGCGCTTCGGTGATCAATTGCCCACCACGCCGGTGCAATGGCTAAGCGACAACGGCTCGGCGTACACCGCCGAACAGACACGCCTGTTTGCTCGGCAGATCGGTTTGCAGCCGGTGACCACGCCAGTTCGCAGCCCGCAGAGCAACGGGATGGCGGAGAGCTTCGTGAAGACGATCAAGCGTGACTACGTGGCGCACATGCCCAAACCGGATCGGGAAACGGCGTTGCGTAACCTGGCAATTGCCTTCGAACATTACAACGAGCAGCATCCGCACAGCGCTTTGAAATATCGCTCGCCGAGGGAGTTCAGGCGCTTGGCGGCAGCATCAATTTAA
- a CDS encoding ATP-dependent helicase has translation MIFPSDEQRAYLGSSIDDNIYLEACPGSGKTEVIAAKVAREIEDWQGYPGGIALLSFANSAANELKSRLIAHRQRAPLAYPHWVSTIDSFILNCVVAPVAHRLTGYAGKNGDFRLRLVDASSTVYFKTKYAIEHIRVSANQYDLDLATGKFVFRTGEPGLDRKLNAVVLADWQLRDLREAKTRFKAAGFSTYRDVEHLAIQILHEAKLSAFCARLALRYPFLVIDECQDLSVEQLTILEGLLGLGVKMHIVGDLNQSIYGFRHADPARVMHFIRAHGFTGLQLCQNFRSSQAIVDLCSELVPGSKIHGNPTIQSAAPVIVEYDDCPSEAMPLFMSLSDSYANRVIVSRGHSTLSRFCSGANDLNDTERLALACALAGNDSAFAIQKSLALFGGWLASKLEYSVKPNSFHCPVDVESELEWRLFLHQALAFVTSTGALVAGQHWRGWCRVAKARLNELPKQAFVIADIAVAIAPLVALGLRSPAGLGEQLVTQRLSLVALQQSSIRLATIHEIKGETHEATMLVSASRRGDQSHWADWIGDKNLEAARLAYVASSRPRNLLVWAVKKLKAAERTTLQRLGFHIAQR, from the coding sequence ATGATCTTTCCGAGCGACGAGCAACGGGCATATCTCGGCTCCTCCATTGACGATAATATTTACTTGGAGGCTTGTCCAGGGAGCGGGAAAACCGAGGTAATTGCCGCGAAGGTGGCACGCGAAATCGAGGATTGGCAGGGCTATCCGGGAGGAATCGCACTGCTGTCGTTTGCCAACAGCGCGGCCAATGAACTGAAGAGCCGGTTAATCGCTCATCGGCAACGGGCTCCGTTGGCCTACCCGCACTGGGTGTCGACGATTGACAGCTTCATCCTCAATTGTGTCGTGGCGCCCGTGGCCCATCGGCTCACCGGATATGCTGGCAAAAACGGCGACTTCCGGCTGAGGTTGGTCGACGCCTCGTCAACGGTGTACTTCAAAACCAAATACGCCATCGAACACATCCGCGTTTCCGCCAATCAGTACGACTTGGATCTAGCAACGGGTAAGTTTGTCTTCCGAACGGGGGAGCCTGGACTGGACCGCAAGCTGAACGCCGTTGTATTGGCCGATTGGCAATTGCGTGACCTTAGGGAGGCCAAGACACGTTTCAAGGCGGCAGGTTTTTCCACATATAGGGATGTTGAACATCTCGCCATCCAGATCTTGCACGAGGCAAAGTTGTCCGCCTTTTGCGCACGACTGGCCCTGCGATATCCATTTCTGGTGATCGACGAGTGTCAGGACCTTTCGGTAGAGCAGTTAACCATCTTGGAGGGTTTGCTCGGGCTGGGCGTGAAAATGCACATCGTGGGGGATCTCAACCAGTCGATCTATGGATTTCGCCATGCAGATCCCGCACGTGTCATGCATTTCATTCGAGCTCATGGATTCACCGGTCTGCAGTTGTGTCAGAATTTTCGCAGTTCTCAGGCCATTGTCGACCTCTGCTCCGAACTAGTACCGGGGAGCAAAATTCACGGCAATCCAACGATTCAATCGGCTGCGCCAGTGATTGTCGAGTATGACGATTGTCCCTCGGAAGCGATGCCGCTGTTTATGAGCCTCAGTGACAGCTACGCGAACCGGGTGATCGTCTCGCGCGGTCATTCGACACTGAGCCGGTTTTGCAGCGGTGCCAATGACCTGAACGATACCGAGCGTTTGGCACTGGCCTGCGCCTTGGCAGGTAATGATTCGGCATTCGCCATCCAGAAGTCGCTTGCGCTGTTTGGAGGGTGGCTGGCCAGCAAGTTGGAGTATTCAGTAAAACCCAATTCCTTCCACTGCCCTGTGGATGTCGAGTCCGAGTTGGAGTGGCGTTTATTTCTTCATCAGGCGTTGGCATTTGTCACAAGCACAGGCGCCTTGGTCGCAGGTCAGCACTGGCGCGGGTGGTGCAGGGTCGCCAAAGCTCGTCTTAATGAACTGCCAAAGCAGGCCTTTGTCATCGCCGATATTGCCGTAGCAATTGCACCACTGGTAGCACTTGGATTGCGCTCCCCAGCGGGGCTCGGTGAGCAATTGGTCACTCAGAGACTATCGTTGGTGGCGTTGCAGCAGAGCAGCATTCGGTTGGCAACAATTCATGAGATCAAAGGCGAAACCCACGAAGCGACAATGCTGGTCTCAGCTTCCAGGCGAGGGGATCAGTCACATTGGGCGGATTGGATTGGTGATAAGAATTTAGAAGCGGCAAGGCTCGCCTATGTGGCGAGTTCGAGGCCCAGAAATCTCCTGGTCTGGGCAGTCAAGAAATTGAAAGCCGCAGAGCGAACCACACTTCAGCGGCTCGGATTTCATATAGCTCAGCGATAA
- a CDS encoding AAA family ATPase, which yields MRDAEQKLREGRQSRLSRLMKALCKDQLQACAKTRTLHPLEVKVADFNSQLAAEQDIKRANDLISSSLRAALGERLSQNTTIQFSESNFTRIVEGLRLLYFPNASSAELSQFRSLDENSLGYNNLLYIASILAELVVEDGEGPGERTLHKLLLIEEPEAHLHPQLQIRLLKHLQEVALNKNIQVVITTHSTVISSAVSINNIIHINGGAEPLAVPARFCGLAEPSRRFIDRWLDVTKSNLLFSKGVILVEGVAEAIALPELAKIVLANRGQGLNTLEDYGVSVINLNGIYFAHFMQLFCEVDGQLRSRNLPIPCSGLTDNDPAKTHKVRVQEQLVDVAIKPYPGNLAAGTNPALGLIPTIATSQYGRLFSGVLKTFEYDLAMTAGNLQLMLQVAYDNWPTDGSVKAAFKEMLAADFVALTEVQKAEYAYELLERIDSTSMGKGLYAQLLADKLEQGDCVFAVPRYIKQAICWACAIAEEGSE from the coding sequence TTGCGTGATGCGGAGCAGAAGCTGCGAGAGGGGCGACAGTCCAGATTATCCCGGCTGATGAAGGCATTGTGCAAAGACCAGCTACAGGCATGTGCTAAAACCAGAACGTTGCATCCGCTTGAAGTAAAAGTCGCCGACTTCAATTCCCAGCTAGCGGCTGAACAAGACATTAAACGGGCGAATGACCTGATCTCCAGTAGTCTACGCGCCGCCCTCGGAGAAAGGTTGTCGCAAAACACCACGATCCAGTTTTCGGAATCCAACTTCACCAGGATCGTCGAAGGCTTGCGTTTGCTGTACTTTCCGAACGCGTCATCCGCCGAACTGTCGCAGTTCCGCTCGCTGGATGAAAACAGCCTTGGCTACAACAATCTGCTCTACATCGCCTCCATTCTCGCCGAGTTGGTCGTCGAGGATGGCGAGGGGCCGGGGGAGCGCACACTGCATAAGCTGCTGTTGATTGAGGAGCCGGAAGCTCACCTGCATCCGCAACTGCAGATCAGGCTGTTAAAACACCTGCAGGAGGTGGCCCTCAACAAGAATATTCAAGTAGTAATCACTACCCACTCTACTGTTATTTCGTCGGCCGTCTCCATCAACAACATTATCCATATCAACGGCGGAGCCGAACCACTCGCCGTTCCTGCGCGTTTTTGCGGCCTAGCGGAACCGAGTCGGCGATTTATCGACCGCTGGCTGGATGTCACCAAATCCAACCTGCTTTTCTCGAAAGGCGTCATCCTTGTCGAGGGCGTGGCAGAGGCCATTGCACTGCCGGAGCTGGCGAAAATCGTGCTTGCTAATCGCGGCCAAGGACTGAACACCCTGGAAGACTACGGGGTGTCCGTCATCAATCTCAACGGCATCTATTTCGCCCATTTCATGCAGCTGTTTTGTGAGGTCGATGGGCAGTTACGAAGCCGTAACCTGCCTATTCCCTGCTCAGGTCTCACCGACAACGATCCGGCCAAAACCCACAAGGTGCGGGTGCAGGAGCAGTTGGTCGACGTGGCTATCAAACCGTATCCAGGGAATTTGGCCGCAGGAACAAATCCCGCGCTGGGCCTGATTCCGACCATTGCGACATCCCAATACGGGCGCTTGTTTAGTGGCGTCCTTAAAACTTTTGAGTATGACTTGGCGATGACGGCAGGCAATCTGCAATTGATGCTGCAGGTGGCGTATGACAACTGGCCCACCGATGGCTCCGTCAAGGCCGCGTTCAAGGAGATGCTCGCGGCCGACTTTGTGGCCCTGACCGAGGTGCAGAAAGCCGAATATGCCTACGAGCTTCTGGAGCGTATTGATTCTACCAGCATGGGAAAGGGGCTCTACGCCCAGCTACTGGCCGACAAGCTCGAGCAGGGTGACTGCGTCTTTGCCGTACCGCGCTATATCAAGCAGGCCATCTGTTGGGCGTGCGCTATTGCTGAGGAGGGATCTGAATGA
- a CDS encoding AAA family ATPase — MYLRKLEIEGFKSFGRRFTVEFHEGLNVLVGENGAGKTGVINALRQLFQDSESGKRSINERDFHKSFELDAVPAPSFAITATFGDLSVFEKVALDSWCGEQDEAVLNLTVLNRELRGRYSQELWGAQSGRGASINRR; from the coding sequence ATGTACTTGAGAAAGCTAGAGATTGAGGGCTTCAAGAGTTTCGGCAGGCGTTTCACGGTTGAGTTTCATGAAGGGTTGAACGTATTGGTTGGGGAAAATGGGGCGGGCAAAACGGGCGTGATTAACGCGTTGCGTCAGCTGTTCCAGGATTCGGAGTCGGGTAAACGCTCGATCAACGAGCGCGATTTTCACAAGTCGTTCGAGCTAGACGCGGTGCCCGCCCCCAGTTTCGCCATCACGGCGACGTTTGGCGATCTCAGTGTTTTCGAGAAAGTAGCTCTCGACTCCTGGTGTGGTGAGCAGGACGAAGCGGTGCTCAATCTGACCGTGCTCAACCGCGAGTTGCGCGGTCGCTACAGCCAGGAGCTCTGGGGGGCGCAATCAGGACGGGGGGCTTCAATCAACAGACGCTAG